The following is a genomic window from Marinobacter sp. NP-4(2019).
CTGTAGGTGTTCACTGGCATGCAAGCGCATGATGTACCAGGTAATCGTGGTAATGGTGATCCCCAGAACACCGACCAATACTAATCCCCGGGAAAACAGGGGGGGGTGGACTTATTTAAGTGGAAGAGGAAGGGGAGCGTCAGGCTTGTCAGTATGGCCAGGGGGCTGGCGACAATCGTTGCTTCCGGGATGCTGCCCAGGTTCATGAGAGCAAGCTGTGGATGCCAGTAAGATAACAGGGACAGGAGGCCGATAATCATTATTACGGGGGCTGCAATCAAGCCAACCAGCCACCCCCGGGTGAGGTGGATGGCGCTTAATACGCAAATAGCCATCACGCAAACGACAACAAAAACTGCCGGGCTGATATGGAACTTATCAAGGTAGTTGTGAACGGCAATTGTCGTGGGCAGGAGGTGGTGTATGGCTGCGAAAAAAAAAGCCATCACAATAATCGTCGCTGAAGTAACAGTCGCGACTATCCGTAACCTGAACAGAACCGCAAAAAGGGCAATACTGATGGCAATAGCCATCAAACCGCTGCCAGGGTTCAGCGTAATGCGACCAACAGCTCCATTGTGGAGAGTGGCTGCGTCAAACAGAACAGTGACGCCTATCGCCGCCAATGAGATCGACAATGCTAACGTCAGACAAAACCAGAAAGTGAGCTGACGTTCAGCCATTCAACACCTGCGGCCCTAACAGTCGAAGAATTTCGTCTGCCGTGGTCAGTCCATCCTTAAGTTTTTTCAATGCGTCATCCAGAAGAATTTCCATGCCTTGCTCCTGCGCGATATGTTCAATCTGCATCGCGCTGGCGCCTTCGGTGATGGCTATTCTCAAAGTTTCGTTCATGGTCAGCACTTCGTGAATTGCGACTCTTCCTTTGTAACCTTTGTGGCATTTTCCACAGCCCTTGCCCTGATAGAAGGTCAGGTTGGCACCCGTAAACTTTGGGCCAAGTTGGTCCAGAACTTCCATGGGCGGTGCAATCTCCTCGCGACAGCTCGAACAGATTCGGCGTACCAGACGCTGGGCAATGATGGCTTCAAGGGCTGAGGCCAACACGAACGGTTTGAGGCCCAAATCGAGCAGGCGAGCAACCGTCGCCGCTGCGGAGCTGGTGTGCAGTGTGGAATACACCAGGTGCCCGGTCATGGCGGCGTGGAATGCGACATCGGCGGTTTCCTCATCGCGGATTTCCCCCAGCAGGATCACGTCGGGATCCTGCCGCAGGATGGCCCTTAACACGCTGGCAAAGTTCAGCCCAATTCGCTCCTTTACCGGCACCTGGCCGGCCATGTCGACGTGGAATTCCACCGGGTCTTCAATGGTGACGTAATTGCGTTCCGGGGACGCATTGTGCTGCAGCAGGGCATACAGGGTTGTGGTTTTGCCGCTACCGGTAGGACCGGTGGCCAGAATAATGCCTTGGGGTTTGGCCACCACGTGCATCAGTCGTTTGCGGTTGTGCTCCGACAATCCCAGATCTTCCAGGGATTGCGCTGAGGACTGGCGTTCCAGAACTCGCATCACCACTTTCTCTCCATTAATAGTGGGGAGTGTGGAAATACGCAGATCGACAATCCGCATGGGTGTTTTTACGGTGATACGGCCGTCCTGGGGTTTGCGACGTTCGGTAATGTCCAACTCGGCCATGACCTTGATGCGCGATACCACGGACATCAGCAAGTTGGTGGGAATATGGATCTTGTCCTGCAGTACGCCGTCAATCCGGTAGCGAACCACCAGGGATTTGGTACGCGGGTGCACATGGATATCGCTTGCTCCCAGGCGCAGCGCTTCCAGGATAATGGCATTGACCAGGCGGATCGCCGGTGGTTCTTCGGAGCTACCGAGCAACTGTTCCAAAGATTCCTTCTCGGTATCTTCATCCAGAACAATCTCGATGCCCTCATAGGGATCGTCTGTGCCTACCTTGGTGGCGATCTCATCCAGGTCGTTGGTTTCTCCGAAAATTTCTGACAGCTTGGCCTGCATCTGCGAGGTTTCGCACAGCAGCGGATGGATCGTGTAGCCGGTCATGAAACCCAGCTCGTCGATAAGGTTTATATCCATGGGGTCGACCATGGCCAGTCTCAGTCGCTGACCCTGTACCCGCAACGGTAATACCAGCTGGCGAGTGCAGATCTTCTGGGGAACCAAAGAGAGGAGGCTGGGGTCCGGCTGGAATTCCCGCAGGTCAATTTCCTCGAACATCATGTCATCCCGCAGCATTTCGTACACCTTGCGGAAATCGACCCATTCGTGCTTGAGAAGCTGGCGCACCACGGGGGTTTTCTGACTTTGCATTTCCCGGTGCAATTGCTGGATCTGCTGCGGGTTCAGCCAGCCTTTCTTGTGCAGCAGGATCGCCAGTTGACTGCGGTTGGTGGCCGTCAGCTTGCTGATGGTTTCCAGATCCTTGCTTTGCTTTTCCGTTTGTTGTTCAAGTGAGCGGGTACGCTGGATCAGTTCATACTGTTCCAGCGCCAGGGCGATGGTCAGGCGAATGTCGTCATCGTTCCAGGGCTTGAGAATAAACCGGTACACTGCACCATCCTTGATGGACCCCATCACCGCGTCGGTGTTGGCCTGACCGGTAAGCATGATGCGGATGGTCTGGGGCCATCGCTCGCGCACGTCCCGTAGCAGTTCGCTTCCGTTCATGCCTGGCATCATGAAGTCGGTCATGATCAGTTCGACAGGTTGTTTCTCCAGAATTCGCAAGGCCTCTTCAGCATCGCGAGCAAACAACAGCTCATAGTTTTCGCGCTGGAATACCCGGCGCAATGAAGCCAGGATGTTGGGTTCGTCATCGACCAACAGTATCCGATAGGGCGCCTTTTTCTCTTCCTTTGGTTCCGATTCGTTGCCGTTCTCCTGGCCAAGGAACAGTGATGCGTAACGTTTCGCCATGGGAGGTCCTTATGTCGCCGGCAAGGTCAGGGTTACCCGTGTGCCTGTTCCTTCCCGGCTGTCTATCTTTATGGTGCCCCGGTGGGCGCGAACTGTGTCGCGGGTGACCGTTAGCCCGAGGCCTGTGCCGGAACCGACCGGACGAGTGGTGTAGAAAGCATCGAACACCTGGCTGCGACTGGCGTCGGGAATGCCGCAGCCGTTGTCCTGGATAGTAATGCCCACCTCATTGTCCCGAACGGTGGTTTTCACCAGGATGCGGCCCTGGCCTTTTTTCGGTTTGGCATCCAGTAGCGCATGGGCGGCGTTGTCCAGCAGGTTGTAAAGGCTCTGAGATAGGCGTCCCGGGTGACCGGAAATTTTGGGCAAATCGTCCAGCCTTTCCATTATGTGCAATTGATGGCCATGTTCAGTTTGGAGCAGGTGAATGGCACTGGTGAGCAATTCATTGACATCACACAGGGTGTAGTCGGCCTGATCGATGCTGGAGAAAGTTTTCAGGTCCGAAACAATGCTGGCAATACGCTTTGCTCCATCTACCGATTCCCCGATCAGGTCGTTGAAATCATCCAGCAGTTCACGGTTTGCTTCTGTATTGGGTAGAAGGCCTTGCAGGTCTTCCAGGTAGTCCCTTGCCACCCTCAGGTTGCTGGAGATGAAGCCGATGGGGTTATTAATCTCGTGGGCTACGCCCGCTGCCAAATGGCCGACGGATCTAAGACGGGAGCTTTCGTACAGGTCCTGTTGGGTCTGGCGGATGACTTCCACCTGTTCGTCGACACGTTGCTGCAGCTGGTCGGACAGTTCGCGATAGCGGGCTTCAGAGGCTTTCAGAGCCTCATTCTGTCGTTGAAGCTCGGCATAACTTGCCTCGGTGGTGTCGTGGTGGAGGTTTGCCGCCAACCGATATTTGGCGACAAACATCATCAGGAACGACACCAACTCGGACGCTGCCTGCCGTTCCCCCGGGGACGCACCGCCGGACAACCAGCCAACGGTTTCCAGGTTGAACTCGACGGCAACGGCGTCCTCCTGTCGGTGTGGCGTTATAGTGACAGATTTGCGGCACAGTGCGCTCAGGGCATGGTTCAGGCGCTGCAGCTGCTCTGCGGTCAGCAGATCATCCAGGGTGGGATCGTCTTCAAAATTACGCACGGGCCACCTCGTGGCTGGCACTTAGCCTGGTGATAAACAGGTCGCGGCCGATGCCGTGGCGGGCATCCAGATCGAACTCGCTATCGACCTCGGTGTAAAGTCGATCCAAAAGGGTTCGCAAGGTTTCGATGACACCCTGCCCCTGAAGGGCGGAAGCCATAATCAGTGGAGACCAGGGCGTGACGGACCAGCGCGCCTGCAGTTCAGTTTCATCCATCACGCCCGGAATGTCCCGCTTGTTGAACTGCACCACCAGCGGGAGTGTGTCGATGTCCAGACCGACTTTTTCGAGATTTTCTTCCAGATTGCCAAAAGCGGTGGCGTTATTGTCTTGCTGGCTGGGCTGTGAGTCTGCCACGAAGACAACGCCGTCCGCACGGGAGAGAACGGCTTTGCGGGTGCTGTCGTGCTGGACCTGACCAGGAACGGTGTACATTTTCAGACGCAGGTCGAGACCGGAATCGCTCTTCAGGCCGATGGGGAGCATGTCGAAGAATAATGTGCGGTCATCCCGGGTTTCGAGCACCATCAGTTCACCCTTGCGCTCCGGGTTCAGCAGAGAGTGCAATTGCATCAGGTTAGTGGTCTTTCCGCTCAGGGCCGGACCGTAAAACACCACCTTGAGGGCGAGTTTGTTGTCTTCCGGGGTATATTCAGCCATATTTTTTTAATCAAAGTCCCTTATCGCTGATGAGGACAGAGCCGTCTGTATCCCGCTTGACACGGGTAATACCTGGATTCTCTGATTCCAGCCTGAGCAATTCCCGCTCCCGCGCCCAGAGCATCTGTCTCTGTTCATGAATCTCCGCTATAAGCCGGCGGTTTTCGGTTTTTAACTCGTAAAGATCAATCGCGGATTTGATTGCGGCGACCACTTCGTATTCATCCCAGGGTTTTGACAGAAACCGGTAGACCTCCGCCTGGTTTATGGCCTTGATCATGGAGTTGCGATCGCCGTGGGCACTCAGTACAAGGCGCATGGCATCTGGTTGTCGTTGTTTGGCGAATTGGAGGTAAGTCACTCCGTCCGCAGTGGGCATCTGGTAATCCGAGACGATAACGGCATAATCATGCTCCAGCAGCCCCTTAAGCGCCGATTCAACTGTCTCGAAGGTGTGGACGTCCCAGCCTTGTGGCCTCAGTAGACGCTTGAGTGCGCTCAGGATGTTGGGCTCGTCATCCACCAGCTGGATCTTGATCATGATTTGTTCTCCGTTTCTTCGTCATCCGGACGGTGTACATACAGAGTGTAGCGGTATCCGTCCGGTTCTCCTTTTTCGAAGGAAGCGAGCTTATCGATAAGAGGGGCAGTCAGTTCCTTGCCCTCGTTAAGCAATAGCATGCCAGAGGCCGCGTACAGATTTTTTGCCAGCACCATGCCGGGCTTCACCCGCAGAGTGTCAAGCACCAGAATTTCCGGGTCATCGTGTTCCACGTCTGGAGCGACTTCAATGCAGACCTCCAGAAACTGGTCGGCGATCTCAGGGTCGTACAGGCGGTCCTTGTAACGCCTGATCAGTTTCAGGGTATTATCCCGTGATACCTTCCGTTCGAGGATCAGGCCATACTGCAACTCAATGAAATCCACAGCCAGCCGCAAGACACGGGAACCGTAGGGGATGTCCTGGCCTTGCAAACGTTCCGGCACACCATAGCCGTTCCATTTTTCCTGGTGATGGCGAATGATCCGTGCGGTTTCTTTCAGAGGCTCCAGGGACATTAGCAATTGTTCGCCGTTGACCGGGTATTTCAGATACTCCAGACGTTGGTCGCGACTTAGCAGGTCCGATGGTGCAAAGAACAGTTCATCGGGCCAGCCCAGTTTGCCGAGGTTATAGAGCGCGGCCGCCATTGAAAGATCCCGGGAGAGATCTTCATCAAGATTGTGGTACTCGGCGAAGGCTTTCACCATGGTAATGACCAGAGGGTTGGGCTGCTTGTGAATCGGCAGGCGTTTGGCGATCAGGTTCGAGAAAACCTCGGTGGTGGTTACATAGCTTTGTTTAAGCTCAGTGTACGCAGCTTCCAGCATGTCAGCCGTTTCTTTCAGTTCCTCCGTGCGAGCCAGCACCTTGTTTTCCAGATTGGCGTTGAGCGCCTTGAGTTCCTTGTTCTGCTTGCGTGTAAGTTTTTCCAATGCCAGGCGGCGACGTTCTGAAAACTGGAAAGCCAACGCCTGACGGACAATGAGCTTCAGCTCTTCGTCATCCCATGGTTTACTGATATATCGGTAAATCTGTCCTTCATTGATCGCCCTGATCGTGGAGGTGACATCCGCATAGCCTGTCAGCAGAATTCGAATACAGTACGGCCATTTTTTCTTGATCCTCGCAAGCAACGTCGGACCGTCCATGCCCGGCATCCGGGCATCGGAGATCACCAGATCGAATTTCTGTTCCTCCATCATGGATAGCGCGGCTTC
Proteins encoded in this region:
- a CDS encoding ATPase, T2SS/T4P/T4SS family is translated as MAKRYASLFLGQENGNESEPKEEKKAPYRILLVDDEPNILASLRRVFQRENYELLFARDAEEALRILEKQPVELIMTDFMMPGMNGSELLRDVRERWPQTIRIMLTGQANTDAVMGSIKDGAVYRFILKPWNDDDIRLTIALALEQYELIQRTRSLEQQTEKQSKDLETISKLTATNRSQLAILLHKKGWLNPQQIQQLHREMQSQKTPVVRQLLKHEWVDFRKVYEMLRDDMMFEEIDLREFQPDPSLLSLVPQKICTRQLVLPLRVQGQRLRLAMVDPMDINLIDELGFMTGYTIHPLLCETSQMQAKLSEIFGETNDLDEIATKVGTDDPYEGIEIVLDEDTEKESLEQLLGSSEEPPAIRLVNAIILEALRLGASDIHVHPRTKSLVVRYRIDGVLQDKIHIPTNLLMSVVSRIKVMAELDITERRKPQDGRITVKTPMRIVDLRISTLPTINGEKVVMRVLERQSSAQSLEDLGLSEHNRKRLMHVVAKPQGIILATGPTGSGKTTTLYALLQHNASPERNYVTIEDPVEFHVDMAGQVPVKERIGLNFASVLRAILRQDPDVILLGEIRDEETADVAFHAAMTGHLVYSTLHTSSAAATVARLLDLGLKPFVLASALEAIIAQRLVRRICSSCREEIAPPMEVLDQLGPKFTGANLTFYQGKGCGKCHKGYKGRVAIHEVLTMNETLRIAITEGASAMQIEHIAQEQGMEILLDDALKKLKDGLTTADEILRLLGPQVLNG
- a CDS encoding sensor histidine kinase, with the protein product MRNFEDDPTLDDLLTAEQLQRLNHALSALCRKSVTITPHRQEDAVAVEFNLETVGWLSGGASPGERQAASELVSFLMMFVAKYRLAANLHHDTTEASYAELQRQNEALKASEARYRELSDQLQQRVDEQVEVIRQTQQDLYESSRLRSVGHLAAGVAHEINNPIGFISSNLRVARDYLEDLQGLLPNTEANRELLDDFNDLIGESVDGAKRIASIVSDLKTFSSIDQADYTLCDVNELLTSAIHLLQTEHGHQLHIMERLDDLPKISGHPGRLSQSLYNLLDNAAHALLDAKPKKGQGRILVKTTVRDNEVGITIQDNGCGIPDASRSQVFDAFYTTRPVGSGTGLGLTVTRDTVRAHRGTIKIDSREGTGTRVTLTLPAT
- a CDS encoding GTP-binding protein, with protein sequence MAEYTPEDNKLALKVVFYGPALSGKTTNLMQLHSLLNPERKGELMVLETRDDRTLFFDMLPIGLKSDSGLDLRLKMYTVPGQVQHDSTRKAVLSRADGVVFVADSQPSQQDNNATAFGNLEENLEKVGLDIDTLPLVVQFNKRDIPGVMDETELQARWSVTPWSPLIMASALQGQGVIETLRTLLDRLYTEVDSEFDLDARHGIGRDLFITRLSASHEVARA
- a CDS encoding response regulator: MIKIQLVDDEPNILSALKRLLRPQGWDVHTFETVESALKGLLEHDYAVIVSDYQMPTADGVTYLQFAKQRQPDAMRLVLSAHGDRNSMIKAINQAEVYRFLSKPWDEYEVVAAIKSAIDLYELKTENRRLIAEIHEQRQMLWARERELLRLESENPGITRVKRDTDGSVLISDKGL
- a CDS encoding HD domain-containing phosphohydrolase gives rise to the protein MADSLPTTARLLLVDDEENILRSLQRILRKEPYELETATSGEAALSMMEEQKFDLVISDARMPGMDGPTLLARIKKKWPYCIRILLTGYADVTSTIRAINEGQIYRYISKPWDDEELKLIVRQALAFQFSERRRLALEKLTRKQNKELKALNANLENKVLARTEELKETADMLEAAYTELKQSYVTTTEVFSNLIAKRLPIHKQPNPLVITMVKAFAEYHNLDEDLSRDLSMAAALYNLGKLGWPDELFFAPSDLLSRDQRLEYLKYPVNGEQLLMSLEPLKETARIIRHHQEKWNGYGVPERLQGQDIPYGSRVLRLAVDFIELQYGLILERKVSRDNTLKLIRRYKDRLYDPEIADQFLEVCIEVAPDVEHDDPEILVLDTLRVKPGMVLAKNLYAASGMLLLNEGKELTAPLIDKLASFEKGEPDGYRYTLYVHRPDDEETENKS